Proteins from a genomic interval of Mustela lutreola isolate mMusLut2 chromosome 4, mMusLut2.pri, whole genome shotgun sequence:
- the LOC131830474 gene encoding olfactory receptor 2A5: MTENQTWVTEFILLGFPLSPKLQMLLFGLFSLFYAFTLLGNSIILGLIWLDSRLHTPMYFFLSHLAVVDIAYASNNVPKMLANLLSKQKTISFVPCIMQTFLYMAFAHTECLILVMMSYDRYVAICHPLHYSIIMSWRVCSVQAVTSWACGSLLALVHVVLILRLPFCGPHEVNHFFCEILSVLKLACADTRLNQVVIFAASVFILVGPLCLVLVSYSRILLAIVRIQSGEGRRKAFSTCSSHLCVVGLFFGSAIVMYMAPKSRHPEEQQKILSLFYSLFNPMLNPLIYSLRNAEVKGALRRVLWKERSV, encoded by the coding sequence ATGACAGAAAACCAAACATGGGTCACAGAATTCATTCTCCTGGGATTCCCACTCAGCCCAAAGCTGCAGATGCTCCTCTTTGGGCTTTTCTCCCTGTTCTACGCCTTCACCCTGCTGGGGAACAGCATCATCCTGGGGCTCATCTGGCTGGACTCCCGACtgcacacccccatgtacttcttcctctcccatctgGCCGTCGTTGACATAGCCTATGCTTCAAATAATGTCCCAAAGATGCTGGCAAACCTTCTGAGCAAGCAAAAAACTATCTCGTTTGTGCCATGCATAATGCAGACATTTTTATACATGGCTTTTGCTCACACTGAGTGCCTCATCCTAGTAATGATGTCCTATGATCGGTACGTGGCCATCTGTCACCCCCTACATTACTCCATCATCATGAGCTGGAGAGTGTGCTCCGTTCAGGCAGTCACTTCCTGGGCCTGTGGCTCCCTGCTGGCCCTGGTCCATGTGGTTCTCATCCTGAGGCTGCCCTTCTGTGGGCCTCATGAAGTCAaccatttcttctgtgaaatCCTGTCTGTCCTCAAGTTAGCCTGTGCTGACACAAGGCTCAACCAAGTGGTCATCTTTGCTGCTTCTGTGTTTATCTTAGTCGGGCCCCTCTGCTTGGTGCTGGTGTCCTACTCACGCATCCTGTTGGCCATCGTGAGGATCCAGTCCGGGGAGGGCCGCAGGAaggccttctccacctgctcctcccacctctgTGTCGTGGGGCTCTTCTTTGGCAGCGCCATTGTCATGTACATGGCCCCCAAATCCCGCCACCCTGAGGAGCAGCAGAAGATCCTTTCCCTGTTTTACAGCCTTTTCAACCCTATGCTGAACCCACTGATCTACAGCCTGAGGAATGCAGAGGTCAAGGGTGCCCTGAGGAGAGTGCTGTGGAAGGAGCGATCAGTGTGA